The following nucleotide sequence is from Alphaproteobacteria bacterium.
AGCCGTTCAGCGAAGGCGCCGACGTCGCCGACACGGCGAGCCGCGGCCAGGGCGAGTTCGGACGCTCGGCCTGATCGGCCGCTATTCGGCGCCGGGCAGTGCCGGCAGGTCGCCGAGATTCTCGATCTTGCAGGCCGGCGGAATGCGGCAGAACTGGCGATGCTCGTACCAGCCGCGGACGTTGACGGCGAAAGTCTGGAATACCGCCTCGCACACGCCCGGGCCCGCCTGTTCCAGCGGCGACACGCTCATCTGGCGGTACTGGCGGATCGTCGCGGCGCGCCACGACTGGCCGCAGCCGCCTTCCGCCCCGCGCAGCATCTCGTCGGCGATCTGGGCGGAGCACATGCGCAGCAGGTCGCAGCCCGGCGACGCAAGCGTCGGCGCCTGCAGCGCAAACAGGCCGGCGGCGGCCAGGCCGATGTGGCGAAGTCTCATGGCGCCTCTCCGTTGCTGCGGACGAGAGCCAGCTTAGGCACTGCGCCGGCGGCGCCGTTTGATCCCGATCATGTCATACGGCCGCCGTTGCCCCCCGCCGGGCGCCGGGCGTAGCATCCGGCGAGTGGGGACGACACGGTGCGAACGGGAGGGCGGAGCCATGCATGCGGGGACCGGAACGAATCTGAAGCTTGCCCTGGCGAGCGCGAGCGCCCTGGTCGCCGCCATGCTGGCTGTGCCGTCCGCGCGCGCGGACGAGCGGGTCCAGCTGCGCATCCTGGAGACCACCGACATCCACGTGCACGTGGTCGACTACGACTACTACCGCGACGCACAGTCGAATGCGGTCGGCCTGGCCCGCACGGCGTCGCTGATCGCCGCGGCCCGGGCCGAAGCGGCCAACTCGGTGCTGATCGACAACGGCGACCTGATCCAGGGCAATCCGCTCGGCGACTACATGGCCAACGAGCGCGGCCTCGCCCCGGGTGACGTCCATCCGGTCTACAAGGCAATGAACCTGCTCGGCTACGACGTCGGCAACCTGGGCAACCACGAGTTCAACTACGGCCTCGACTACCTGGCCGAGGCGGTCAACGACGCCGCCTTCCCGTATGTCTGCGCCAACGTGTTCCACGCCGACGGCGACGACGACCCGTCGAACGACACGCCCTACTACACGCCATACGTGATCCTGGAGCGCACGCTGACCGGGGTCGACGGCGGCACGCACCCGATCCGCATCGGCGTGATCGGTTTCCTGCCGCCGCAGATCATGCAGTGGGACAAGGCACATCTGGAGGGCACGGTCGTCACCCACGACATCGTCGACACCGCCCGCCGGTACGTCCCGGAGATGAAGGCGGCCGGCGCCGACATCGTCGTCGCGGTACCGCACTCCGGCCTGACGACGATGGGCCCGAACGGGCGGGACGAGAACGCGACCTTCTGGCTGGCGCAGGTCGACGGCATCAACGCGATCCTGTTCGGCCATGCCCACCAGGTGTTCCCCAGCGCGACCTATGACGGCCTGGACGGCGTCGACACCGTCGCCGGCACCATCAACGGGGTGGCGGCGACCATGCCTGGCTTCTGGGGCAGCCACCTCGGCCTCGTCGACCTCGACCTGTCCGTCGACGACGCCGGCGCGTGGACCGTGCTGGACGGTACCGGCGCGGTGCGCGGCATCTACGAGCGGGTCGACCGCGACATCGTCCCGCTGGTCGAGGCCGATCCGAAGATCGTCGACGCGGTGCGCGAGGAGCACGAGGCGACCATCGCCTATATGCGCGAGGGCGTCGGCCAGACCTCGGCGCCGATCAACAGCTATTTCGCGCTGGTGCAGGACGACCCCTCGATCCAGATCGTGACCAACGCGCAGAAATGGTACGTCGAGACCCTGATCGCCGGCACCGAATATGACGGGCTGCCGGTGCTTTCGGCCGGCGCGCCGTTCAAGGCCGGCGGACGCGGCGGGCCGGACTACTTCACCAACATCCCGGCCGGCGAGATCGCGTTGATGAACGTCGCCGATCTCTACATCTACCCGAACACCCTGCGCGCGGTGCTGCTGGACGGCGCCCAGGTGCGTGAATGGCTGGAGATGTCGGCCGGCGCGTTCAACCGCATCGACCCGGCGGCGACAGGCGAGCAGCCGCTGCTCAACCCGGACTTCCCGTCCTACAATTTCGACGTGATCGACGGCGTGTCGTACCGGATCGACCTGGCCCAGCCGGCGCGCTACGCGACCGACGGCTCGCTGGCCGAGCCGGACGCCCACCGCATCGTCGACCTGACCTTCGACGGCCGGCCGATCGACGAGACGGCGCAGTTCATCGTCGCCACCAACAACTACCGCGCCGGCGGCGGCGGCAACTTCCCCGGTCTCGACGGCTCCAACATCATCATCGAGGCGCCGGACGAGAACCGCACCGTGCTGGCCAACTACATCTTCCAGCTCGGCACCATCGACCCGTCGGCCGACGGCAACTGGGGCTTCAAGCCGATTCCCGGAGACCTCGACGTCACCTTCGTCTCGGCGCCGGCGGCGGAGGCGGCGCTGACGCCCGCGATGGGCATCGTCCTGCAGGGCGACGGCGGCGACGGCTTCGCCAAGTACGAGATCGCGCTGGACTGAACGCGATGTCGCAGCCCGGAAGACGCGTAGCGCGCTCCGGGAACGAACACGGCCGCGACCGCGGACCCCGCTCGCGGATTGCGCTCCGCCCCATCCGGGCTACCGGACCCGAGGTGGCGTAGCCCGGAAGGAGCGCCGCGTATTCCGGGAACGGACATGGCCCCGACCGCGGACCCGACCCCGGGCGGCGCTCCGCTCCATCCGGGCTACCGGATAACGGAGCGGGATAGTCAGAGCGCGGTGTAGCCGCCGTCGAGCATGATCGCGTCGCCGTTGATCATGTCGGAGGCGGACGAGGCGAGGAACAGCACCAGGTCGGCCACCTCGACCGGCCGGCCGAACCGCCCGGCGGGAATCTTCGCCTTCATCGGGTCGCCGCGGGCCGGGTCGCCCCACACCTTCTCGCCCATCGGCGTCAGGATCACGGTCGGGCAGATCGCGGTGCACTGGATGTTGTACTGCGCCCATTCGCAGGTCATGCACTTGGTCAGCGCGTTGAGGCCGTTCTTCGAGGCCGCATAGGCGGCGTGGTCGGGAATGGCCACCACGCCGGTCTGCGACGACACGTTGATGATCTTGCCGCGGCGCTGGGCGATCATCTGCGGCGCCAGCGCCTGGGCCAGCAGGAACGGCGCCCTGAGGTTGACCGCCTGGATCCGGTCCCATTCGTCGACCGACGTGTCGAGGATCGGCGTGGTCTGGGCGATGCCGGCATTGTTGACCAGGATGTCGATCGTACCGAAGCGGGCCAGCGCCTGCGCGGCCGCCGTGCGCGGCCCTTCGACGGTCGCCATCTCCGCCTCCACCGTCAGGCACTGCCGGCCGGCCGCCTCGACCGCTGCCCTGGCCTCGGCCAGGCCGGTGCGGTCGCGCGCCACCGCGACGATGTCGGCACCGGCATCGGCCAGCACCCGGCAGATCTCGAGTCCGATACCCTTCGAGGCGCCGGTAACCAGCGCGGTGCGGCCGGCGAGCGAAAAACGTTCGACAAATTGCGGCATTCCTTGTGGCTCCTTCGTGGTCCGCGCAGGCCCGCCCCGCCGCGCGCCCTACCATGGCAACCCGTCCGCGCGGCGGCCGGTTCCGCCGATCATATGTTAGGGCATGTGCGGGCTTTTCCAGCACATAAGCTGGGACTAAGTTGGCTGCGTTTTCGAATGCCGTCGCCCGGCTGCCTTTAGCCATTGGCCGAGAGAGGGCCCAATAAGACTGTGCATAGACACGACCCGGCTTCCGCGCGCCGTGCAGGCCTGCCCCTCTCGCTTCATCTGATCGGCTTCGCATTGGTTCTGGTGCTGCCGGTGCTGGCTTTCGGCGCCTATGTGCTCGCGCTGTATGCGGACCTGGAGCGCGAGCGATACAGCTCCTTCCTGACCGAAGCCGCCGACGGTCTGGCGGCGCGCATCGACCAGGAGATCAGCAACAGCATCACGACGCTGAAAGTGCTGGCCACGTCCGATCTGCTGGACCGTGGCGACTACGCCGATTTTCATGCGCGTGCCCAGGCGGCGCTGCGCGGCACGGAATCGTTCGTACTGCTGCTGGGGCTCGATTATCAGCAGCTGCTGAACACGCGGGTGCCGTATGGGACCGAACTGGGCCTCACCAGCGACCCCCACTCGGTGGACATCACGGTCCAGCGGCGAATGCCGTTTGTTTCCGACGTCTTCGTCGGACGGGTTTCCGGCGTACCGGTGTTCAATATCACCTACCCCGTCATCGTCGACGATGCGGTCCAGGCCGTCCTGGTTCTGACGCGCAATGCGGCCGATATCGATTCGTGGCTGGAGACGAGCCAGCTGGACCCCGCGATCACCGCTGCCATCGCGGACGGGTCGGGAAACGTGATCGTTCGGACGCCGGCGGCGGGTAGCCTGCTCGGCGGAAATGTTGCGGCCTTGCTCTTCGGTGCCGATCGTCCCCGCCCGACTGCGCGTTGGATGACCGACCCGGCCGGCGAGTCTCACCTGGTAGTCACCGACAAGCCGCTCCTGGCCGACTGGACGGCAATCAT
It contains:
- a CDS encoding bifunctional 2',3'-cyclic-nucleotide 2'-phosphodiesterase/3'-nucleotidase; this translates as MHAGTGTNLKLALASASALVAAMLAVPSARADERVQLRILETTDIHVHVVDYDYYRDAQSNAVGLARTASLIAAARAEAANSVLIDNGDLIQGNPLGDYMANERGLAPGDVHPVYKAMNLLGYDVGNLGNHEFNYGLDYLAEAVNDAAFPYVCANVFHADGDDDPSNDTPYYTPYVILERTLTGVDGGTHPIRIGVIGFLPPQIMQWDKAHLEGTVVTHDIVDTARRYVPEMKAAGADIVVAVPHSGLTTMGPNGRDENATFWLAQVDGINAILFGHAHQVFPSATYDGLDGVDTVAGTINGVAATMPGFWGSHLGLVDLDLSVDDAGAWTVLDGTGAVRGIYERVDRDIVPLVEADPKIVDAVREEHEATIAYMREGVGQTSAPINSYFALVQDDPSIQIVTNAQKWYVETLIAGTEYDGLPVLSAGAPFKAGGRGGPDYFTNIPAGEIALMNVADLYIYPNTLRAVLLDGAQVREWLEMSAGAFNRIDPAATGEQPLLNPDFPSYNFDVIDGVSYRIDLAQPARYATDGSLAEPDAHRIVDLTFDGRPIDETAQFIVATNNYRAGGGGNFPGLDGSNIIIEAPDENRTVLANYIFQLGTIDPSADGNWGFKPIPGDLDVTFVSAPAAEAALTPAMGIVLQGDGGDGFAKYEIALD
- a CDS encoding glucose 1-dehydrogenase, which gives rise to MPQFVERFSLAGRTALVTGASKGIGLEICRVLADAGADIVAVARDRTGLAEARAAVEAAGRQCLTVEAEMATVEGPRTAAAQALARFGTIDILVNNAGIAQTTPILDTSVDEWDRIQAVNLRAPFLLAQALAPQMIAQRRGKIINVSSQTGVVAIPDHAAYAASKNGLNALTKCMTCEWAQYNIQCTAICPTVILTPMGEKVWGDPARGDPMKAKIPAGRFGRPVEVADLVLFLASSASDMINGDAIMLDGGYTAL